In Solanum lycopersicum chromosome 3, SLM_r2.1, the genomic stretch aaaagttaaagttaattaataggggtaaaaatgaaattttgctcttctttttcttgaatCATTTGAGAACAAAACAGGGGTTGTTACCGGTATGTATCACTCAGCCATCTAGTTTATCAAATATGGACAAATATATACTGAATGTACTCAGTTGTATATATTGTGCATACATAGGTATGTATATTGTATATGTCTTATACATTATAGGGAtgtatattagtaataataaaataaactagaTGGCACAAAGGTATCGAGCTATAATTTTCTCAACAAATACTAACAAGTCTTGATTGACACATACTGACTGTATTAGTGGATTCAAAGGGgtactctctttttttttcttttttttatcttaaatcACCATCCAAGTTGTACTTACTAAAACATTACTCCCTCAATTTCAACTTTATAAGACTGGCAAATGATACAAttttatattaagtaataatttaactttaaaatatttattatatctttaataaaatgaaatttttattaactctaaaccacaaattttaaaagtttttcatATCTCATATAGAATGAGACAGAGGGAATACTATTTTGTAGGTAAACCAATTTACGCCTTTCTATTTCCAATCAGGGTGAAAATTTACCAACAATATCCACTTGGCTGGCCTCAATGGCTAACAATCCAATATACCTTAAGATGAGCATGCTTAACTATTTAAACCTTCATACACCCACATGAATCTAAAAATTACAAGAACAAAACATACCATTGTTGGATAGTAGCAAACCAGAAAAGCTGGTAAAGGGGCACAAGTACACTATCTAAGCCCTTCGATACCCACCCAAGGACAAAAACTTAACAGAACAACGTGCCATTCTTAGTTAGCCTCGGATACTAACATAGAAATAACAAATGGGCCGATTTGAGCACCCATAAGATTAAGACCCCAAGCTTGGAGGAGGACCAGCCTAgctaataatatcataaaaggGAACCATCTGAGACCGAGCCCCTAACCAACTAGGGTGGAGTTGATCCAACATCTGGAAAACATCAAACTTCCGAACTCCAAAAACTTCTTCCATCTATCCAAAACTTGAGATATCTACACACCTGCAGTAGCAGCAGATGGATTTCTGAAGCGGAAGAAAAATGGTGACTATTTTGGAAGAATACACATGCTAAACACATGAATTTGCATAATTGAGCACTTTTAAGTAAAAGACTTGCTAGTTCTTGTCTGAATTCCTAAATCGCACACAATAACGGGAAGCAATTGTGTCTTCATCTTCAGAACATTGTTCTTCAAAACCACTCTGTCCGTTCACAAGTTCAGGAGGTGCAGAGGCGTCTGGTTGAGGTGAACCTATCTGTGTAAATTCAGCATTAGGAGAACTTATACTGACTGGAGCATTTCCTGGTTCTTGGACCTGGTTCAAGGATTTCTTCTTGCTGTACTCGTTGTGACACAATTTTTCTTCCTCCCTGGATAGTTTCTGCTTTGATTTATGCAATCTAGTTGGTGATATCTTGGATCTTGGTCCAGCTGCCACGGGTTCATGAGTCACAGAAGCCTCTGGTTGAGGTGAAGGCATCTCCGTAATTTTACCATTCAAAGAATTTGTACAGACTAGAGCACTCCTGGCTTCTATGACATCATTCAAAACATCCTTACTATTTTTATCATGGCACAGTTCTTCATCCTCTCTAGACAGGTTCTTTGTTCTACATGAGTTACGTGAGGATTTCTTTGATCGTCGCCCAACAAATGAGGCCAAATCTTTCCTTGCAAGCAAAGACATGTTTTTAAATTCTAGGCACTCAGAAATTGCTCGAGAATATGCACAAAAGGGACAGTAAAAGTTTCCTTCATTATCGTAGCTGGGAACAGAACCCAAGCAGCTCTGATGAACCACTAACGGGCAGGTGTTCGAACTGCAAATCAACAGTTGCCCAGCCTCATTACATTTCACACAAAGATTGAGCACTCTACCATTTTCAGTTGTCAAGGGATCTTGACCTTGAGCGCACTGAGAGCTAAGAAAATCATTTCTCATTGCAGAAAGTCCAGTCATTTCATTCTGATATCCATCACTGTCACTAGAGAATTCAGGTTCATCACTTCCCACAATATTCTTTTTGGCTCCTCCAGAAACACCTTTGAATAAATTTCCCTGAATGCACTTCCGATGATCTTTAGCTCCACAAATGCAAGAATCCTGATGAATTACCTGCGGCGACGAACCACTTGATGTTCTCAATTCATCGCAAGCTTTGCTGCTACTTACAACATTTTGGATCTTTTCCTCTGAAATCATTATTTCAGGCAACAGATCATCATTGTTACTGGCATCGATGTTCTGTCTAACCATTTTTGATGCAGCACCCTCACAACTACCATCCAATCCCCCAACAAGAGCTCCATTTTCCAGGTTCCCTTTTTGGACAATAGCATGGGGAATTTGTGCAGACAACTCTGTTGAAACACCATCTCTTTGAATTGATTCAAAATCATGAACTGCATCACACCTGGGACTAATGACTTCCTGCTTAAACCTTCTGGGGGACCTTATGCAAGAACCAGAACTGTTCTCTGATAAGGGTTCAGTTTCACTATGTTCACCTTCATGAGCAGTAAAGGCATCAATCGTCCTCTTATAAGGAACGAGAGTCCTAGATTGATTTTCTTGCACGCCATTAGTGTTGGCCTCCAGACAAGTAGTTGCATTCCCACTTGATAAAACATGTTCAGCATCACCGCCTACTTCACATCTCTGGTTAATGCCATTAGAATCAACAGCATTTAAACAATCTCCATCTCTGGAGTTACTGCCAACCTCCGATCCGTTATTTGTTTCCAAGGATGTAGCAAGAGGATTGGTAGCATCTACTGTATCCTTAATCTGATTGTCATTTGGAAACACAGAAAACCCCAGACAATCAGACAGGTAAATTACAAATGTGAGAACTTACTAAATTtcacatataaaataagattaGCTCACTTGTTGCAAAGCACATTTCGGCAAGCAAGatctttttttggtaatataTGACTGAACATCCAATTTTGACAGCTCTGGCCCATCCATGTTTTGATCTGATGAGACCTGGTCAAATGTACACATGATGCCGATTTAAGCATGTAAAAACAGCATTATTCAAAACTCTCAAGCATAGATTGTCTTTTCTAAGCAAATTAAAATCa encodes the following:
- the LOC104646307 gene encoding uncharacterized protein isoform X1, encoding MVVICNSFEVSIPKAFMDTEHGTSNLPWTWVIETLATSKEIDTSLLIDLVKQIPEISDEMGRNARELVSLRVLETLSVQEISHANNDASVPGDKIELNQSVHCEDVLHHLLFEVSSDQNMDGPELSKLDVQSYITKKRSCLPKCALQQIKDTVDATNPLATSLETNNGSEVGSNSRDGDCLNAVDSNGINQRCEVGGDAEHVLSSGNATTCLEANTNGVQENQSRTLVPYKRTIDAFTAHEGEHSETEPLSENSSGSCIRSPRRFKQEVISPRCDAVHDFESIQRDGVSTELSAQIPHAIVQKGNLENGALVGGLDGSCEGAASKMVRQNIDASNNDDLLPEIMISEEKIQNVVSSSKACDELRTSSGSSPQVIHQDSCICGAKDHRKCIQGNLFKGVSGGAKKNIVGSDEPEFSSDSDGYQNEMTGLSAMRNDFLSSQCAQGQDPLTTENGRVLNLCVKCNEAGQLLICSSNTCPLVVHQSCLGSVPSYDNEGNFYCPFCAYSRAISECLEFKNMSLLARKDLASFVGRRSKKSSRNSCRTKNLSREDEELCHDKNSKDVLNDVIEARSALVCTNSLNGKITEMPSPQPEASVTHEPVAAGPRSKISPTRLHKSKQKLSREEEKLCHNEYSKKKSLNQVQEPGNAPVSISSPNAEFTQIGSPQPDASAPPELVNGQSGFEEQCSEDEDTIASRYCVRFRNSDKN
- the LOC104646307 gene encoding uncharacterized protein isoform X2; translation: MDTEHGTSNLPWTWVIETLATSKEIDTSLLIDLVKQIPEISDEMGRNARELVSLRVLETLSVQEISHANNDASVPGDKIELNQSVHCEDVLHHLLFEVSSDQNMDGPELSKLDVQSYITKKRSCLPKCALQQIKDTVDATNPLATSLETNNGSEVGSNSRDGDCLNAVDSNGINQRCEVGGDAEHVLSSGNATTCLEANTNGVQENQSRTLVPYKRTIDAFTAHEGEHSETEPLSENSSGSCIRSPRRFKQEVISPRCDAVHDFESIQRDGVSTELSAQIPHAIVQKGNLENGALVGGLDGSCEGAASKMVRQNIDASNNDDLLPEIMISEEKIQNVVSSSKACDELRTSSGSSPQVIHQDSCICGAKDHRKCIQGNLFKGVSGGAKKNIVGSDEPEFSSDSDGYQNEMTGLSAMRNDFLSSQCAQGQDPLTTENGRVLNLCVKCNEAGQLLICSSNTCPLVVHQSCLGSVPSYDNEGNFYCPFCAYSRAISECLEFKNMSLLARKDLASFVGRRSKKSSRNSCRTKNLSREDEELCHDKNSKDVLNDVIEARSALVCTNSLNGKITEMPSPQPEASVTHEPVAAGPRSKISPTRLHKSKQKLSREEEKLCHNEYSKKKSLNQVQEPGNAPVSISSPNAEFTQIGSPQPDASAPPELVNGQSGFEEQCSEDEDTIASRYCVRFRNSDKN